One stretch of Lacrimispora sphenoides DNA includes these proteins:
- a CDS encoding ABC transporter permease, whose translation MKVFIERNLKLFFRDRLAVFFSLMSVFIIIGLYALFLGDVWMNDSMKGLKNAQALMNSWLVSGLLTVTSMTTTMGAFGIMIDDKVQKINKDFDSSPIKRSSITGGYIGSSFLIGVIMSLVMAVVAEIYIVHNGGEWLTPMACIKVFLLILLTSLTNTSLVCFVVSFFKSHSAFSTASSILGTLIGFLTGIYLPIGTLPESVQTVIKAFPVSHGASLFRQVLMEVPMRNSFDGIPSIYLEEFKEYLGVSFRFGGHEVTPAASVVILLCTAVVFYSLSLFNMLRRNR comes from the coding sequence ATGAAAGTTTTTATAGAACGTAATTTAAAGTTGTTTTTTCGTGACAGACTCGCAGTGTTTTTTTCTCTGATGTCCGTATTCATTATAATCGGGCTTTACGCATTGTTTTTAGGAGATGTCTGGATGAATGATTCCATGAAGGGGCTTAAGAATGCCCAGGCTTTGATGAACAGCTGGCTGGTGTCAGGACTTCTTACAGTGACTTCCATGACTACCACAATGGGCGCGTTTGGGATCATGATCGATGATAAAGTCCAAAAAATAAATAAGGATTTTGATTCTTCTCCCATCAAAAGGAGCAGCATAACTGGCGGTTATATTGGAAGCTCCTTTTTAATTGGTGTGATTATGTCCCTTGTTATGGCTGTAGTCGCGGAAATTTATATTGTGCACAACGGCGGAGAATGGCTTACTCCTATGGCTTGCATCAAGGTCTTTTTGTTAATTCTTCTTACATCATTAACCAATACTTCTTTGGTTTGTTTTGTCGTGTCTTTTTTCAAGAGCCATAGCGCATTCAGCACAGCCAGTTCCATTCTTGGTACTCTGATTGGGTTCCTGACCGGCATATATCTTCCCATAGGTACTTTACCTGAATCGGTGCAAACGGTTATAAAAGCATTTCCTGTTTCCCATGGCGCATCGCTGTTTCGCCAGGTGTTAATGGAGGTTCCTATGCGAAACTCCTTTGACGGAATACCTTCCATCTATTTAGAGGAGTTTAAGGAGTACTTGGGAGTGTCTTTCCGATTTGGAGGGCATGAGGTGACACCGGCTGCCAGCGTTGTGATCTTACTTTGTACTGCAGTTGTGTTTTATAGCCTTTCCCTTTTTAATATGCTGAGAAGAAATAGATAA
- a CDS encoding ABC transporter ATP-binding protein translates to MNKIIEVANLRKNYGKINAVKDISFYVEQGKLFSFLGPNGAGKSTTIDILCTLLDFDKGEITINGLDLRHDSQAIREMIGVVFQDSVLDTLLTVRENLTIRAGLYTSDKARIKNAVNEAVAATELSELANRPYGKLSGGQRRRADIARALIHTPQILFLDEPTTGLDPQTRKSIWNTIRQLQRKTGMTVFLTTHYMEEAAESDYVIVIDHGEIAAKGTPAALKTRYTTDTLRMSILNETALRQTLEELKLDFTVSAGELVVKLPDTMAAISILEKCQSYINSFQVLQGTMDEAFIGITGKELRQ, encoded by the coding sequence ATGAACAAAATTATAGAGGTAGCCAACCTAAGAAAAAATTACGGCAAAATAAATGCGGTAAAGGATATCAGTTTTTATGTAGAACAGGGTAAACTGTTTTCCTTTCTTGGTCCTAATGGTGCAGGAAAATCCACTACCATTGATATTTTATGTACCTTATTGGATTTTGATAAAGGGGAAATTACCATCAACGGGCTTGACCTTCGGCACGATAGTCAAGCTATCCGGGAAATGATCGGCGTAGTATTTCAGGACAGCGTACTGGACACGTTACTCACTGTTAGAGAGAATCTGACCATCCGGGCCGGCCTATACACTTCGGATAAAGCCAGGATAAAAAATGCCGTAAATGAAGCCGTGGCAGCAACAGAATTGAGTGAATTAGCAAACCGGCCTTATGGGAAACTTTCAGGTGGTCAGCGGCGCAGGGCAGATATTGCCCGTGCGCTGATCCATACACCTCAAATCCTGTTCCTTGACGAGCCTACTACCGGCCTTGATCCTCAAACCAGGAAAAGCATTTGGAATACAATCAGACAGCTTCAAAGAAAAACAGGTATGACGGTTTTTCTGACGACCCATTACATGGAGGAAGCCGCTGAATCGGATTATGTGATTGTCATCGATCATGGGGAAATCGCAGCCAAGGGTACACCTGCTGCATTAAAGACGCGGTATACTACCGACACCTTGAGAATGTCTATTCTGAATGAAACAGCCCTGCGGCAAACCTTGGAGGAACTAAAGCTGGATTTCACCGTTTCGGCAGGCGAGCTTGTTGTAAAGCTTCCGGATACTATGGCAGCAATTTCAATATTGGAAAAATGCCAAAGCTATATCAACAGCTTTCAGGTCCTGCAGGGCACTATGGATGAGGCCTTTATCGGCATTACAGGAAAGGAGCTGCGGCAATGA
- a CDS encoding class I SAM-dependent methyltransferase, with protein sequence MNEIDSNKHAWSQVSQDYYFAFKKSLLDGSHKFNKYIHNELGDLSGKKIIHLQCNTGADTILLARMGASATGVDLVPDNIHYAKKLAEDLNITNIDFIESDIMKFMDCHNEKYDVVFVSEGAIGWLPDLKKWGETIRHLLKDDGFFYVFDSHPFFLAMDEQKLANNVMVVKYPYFGNDPDIDDSIGGYASEPKHGVKAYFWMYTVSDLINSLASAGLHIEHFNEFKENFFDAGGLHNIGDGLFNYDYNTDKFPMSFSIKATVYGK encoded by the coding sequence ATGAACGAGATTGATTCAAACAAACACGCATGGAGCCAGGTTTCACAAGACTACTATTTTGCTTTTAAGAAATCTCTTTTGGATGGCAGCCATAAATTCAATAAATATATTCATAATGAGCTTGGAGATTTGAGCGGCAAGAAGATCATACATTTACAATGTAATACCGGCGCAGACACGATATTGCTTGCCAGAATGGGAGCCAGTGCAACAGGCGTTGACCTGGTGCCGGATAATATTCATTATGCAAAAAAGCTGGCAGAAGATTTGAATATCACAAATATTGATTTTATAGAATCCGACATCATGAAATTTATGGATTGCCATAATGAAAAATATGATGTCGTATTCGTATCCGAGGGGGCAATCGGTTGGCTTCCTGACCTAAAAAAATGGGGAGAAACCATACGGCATTTACTCAAGGATGATGGATTTTTCTACGTTTTTGACAGCCATCCGTTTTTTCTGGCAATGGATGAACAGAAGCTTGCCAATAATGTAATGGTTGTAAAGTATCCTTATTTCGGGAATGATCCTGACATTGATGATTCTATCGGTGGATATGCCTCTGAGCCAAAGCATGGTGTTAAGGCATATTTTTGGATGTATACGGTTTCTGATTTAATTAATTCCCTTGCTTCTGCGGGACTGCATATCGAGCATTTCAATGAATTTAAAGAAAACTTTTTTGATGCTGGGGGCTTGCACAATATAGGAGATGGTCTTTTCAATTATGATTATAATACGGATAAGTTCCCAATGTCCTTTAGCATAAAAGCAACGGTTTATGGCAAGTAA
- the uvrA gene encoding excinuclease ABC subunit UvrA, producing the protein MAKQYIKIRGANEHNLKNISVDIPRNELVVLTGLSGSGKSSLAFDTIYAEGQRRYMESLSSYARQFLGQMEKPEVESIEGLSPAISIDQKSTNRNPRSTVGTVTEIYDYMRLLYARIGIPHCPKCGREIRKQTIDQMVDQIMELPERTKIQLLAPVVRGRKGEHVKVLEHARRSGYVRVRIDGSLYELSEEIKLDKNIKHSIEVVVDRLAIREGIEKRLTDSIETVLDLAGGLMTVDVVDGQPINFSQSFSCPDCGISIDEVEPRSFSFNNPFGACPDCFGLGYKMEFDEDLMIPDKSLSIDQGAIVVLGWQSCTDKGSYTRAVLEALAKEYKFRLDTPFEDYPKEIHDVLINGTDGKEVKVHYKGQRGEGIYDVAFEGLVQNVARRYRETYSESSKAEYESFMRITPCPSCGGMRLKKESLAVTVGDKNIYEATNMSIVKFRNFMDEMELTPMQHAIGDLILKEIRARISFLIDVGLDYLTLTRATGTLSGGEAQRIRLATQIGSGLVGVAYILDEPSIGLHQRDNDKLLKTLLHLRDLGNSVIVVEHDEDTMMAADYIVDIGPGAGEHGGNVVATGNAKQIMKNKDSITGAYLSGRIQIPIPKERRQPTGYLTVKGAAENNLKNIDVTFPLGVMTCVTGVSGSGKSSLVNEILYKSLAKKLNRARIIPGKHKAIEGTEQLDKIIAIDQSPIGRTPRSNPATYTGVFDLIRDLFASTSDAKAKGYSKGRFSFNVKGGRCEACSGDGIIKIEMHFLPDVYVPCEVCGGKRYNRETLDVKYKGKNIYDVLNMTVEEALKFFENVPSIARKIATLNDVGLSYIRLGQPSTELSGGEAQRIKLATELSKRGTGKTIYILDEPTTGLHFADVHKLIEILRKLSEGGNTVVVIEHNLDVIKTADYLIDIGPEGGEKGGTIIAQGTPEEVAECPSSYTGYYVKRYLE; encoded by the coding sequence ATGGCAAAACAGTATATCAAGATAAGAGGTGCCAATGAGCACAACTTAAAGAATATTTCCGTGGATATTCCAAGAAATGAGCTGGTTGTCTTAACCGGCCTCAGCGGTTCGGGAAAGTCTTCCCTGGCTTTTGATACCATCTATGCCGAAGGGCAGAGACGATATATGGAGTCTCTTTCCTCCTATGCCCGGCAGTTCTTAGGGCAGATGGAAAAGCCGGAGGTGGAAAGCATCGAAGGACTTTCACCAGCCATTTCCATTGACCAGAAGTCTACCAACCGCAACCCCCGTTCGACAGTGGGTACAGTTACAGAGATTTATGATTATATGAGGCTTTTGTACGCCAGAATCGGCATTCCTCACTGTCCCAAGTGCGGGAGGGAGATCCGTAAGCAGACCATTGATCAGATGGTGGATCAGATCATGGAGCTGCCGGAGCGGACGAAGATCCAGCTTTTGGCCCCTGTTGTCCGTGGACGGAAAGGGGAGCATGTTAAGGTTTTGGAGCACGCCCGGAGAAGTGGATATGTGAGGGTGCGCATTGACGGAAGTCTATATGAGCTTTCCGAGGAAATCAAGCTGGATAAGAATATCAAACACAGCATCGAAGTGGTAGTGGATCGTCTTGCGATTCGGGAAGGGATCGAAAAGCGTCTGACTGACTCAATTGAGACAGTTTTGGATCTGGCAGGCGGACTGATGACCGTAGATGTAGTGGATGGACAACCCATAAATTTCAGCCAGAGCTTTTCCTGTCCGGACTGCGGTATCAGTATTGATGAGGTGGAGCCCAGAAGCTTTTCCTTTAACAATCCATTTGGTGCCTGCCCGGACTGTTTTGGGCTTGGATATAAGATGGAATTTGACGAGGATCTGATGATTCCGGATAAGAGTTTAAGTATTGACCAGGGAGCCATTGTGGTGCTGGGCTGGCAGTCCTGTACGGATAAGGGAAGCTATACCCGGGCTGTTTTGGAGGCCCTTGCAAAAGAATATAAATTCCGGCTGGATACTCCTTTTGAGGATTATCCTAAGGAAATCCATGATGTTCTTATCAATGGAACCGATGGAAAGGAAGTCAAGGTCCATTACAAGGGACAGCGGGGAGAGGGCATTTACGACGTGGCATTTGAAGGCCTTGTTCAAAATGTTGCCCGAAGATACCGGGAGACTTACTCCGAGTCCTCTAAGGCGGAGTATGAATCCTTTATGCGTATCACTCCCTGTCCTTCCTGCGGTGGCATGAGGCTTAAGAAGGAGTCCCTGGCTGTAACAGTAGGAGATAAGAACATTTATGAAGCTACCAACATGTCCATTGTTAAGTTCCGGAATTTTATGGACGAGATGGAGCTGACCCCTATGCAGCACGCCATTGGAGACCTGATTTTAAAGGAAATAAGGGCCAGAATTTCGTTCCTCATTGATGTTGGACTTGACTATCTGACCCTGACCCGTGCTACCGGAACCTTGTCCGGCGGCGAAGCTCAGAGAATCCGTCTGGCGACCCAGATCGGATCCGGCCTGGTAGGCGTTGCTTACATTCTGGACGAGCCAAGCATCGGACTTCATCAGAGAGACAATGATAAATTGTTAAAGACCCTTTTGCACCTCCGGGATTTGGGAAACAGCGTGATCGTGGTGGAGCATGATGAGGATACCATGATGGCGGCAGATTACATTGTGGATATCGGCCCTGGAGCCGGGGAACACGGTGGAAATGTGGTGGCTACGGGGAATGCCAAGCAGATCATGAAGAATAAGGATTCCATTACAGGCGCGTACTTAAGCGGGCGGATTCAAATCCCGATTCCAAAGGAGAGAAGACAGCCTACCGGTTATCTTACCGTTAAGGGAGCTGCGGAGAACAATCTGAAAAATATTGATGTGACCTTCCCGCTGGGAGTCATGACCTGCGTAACCGGTGTGTCCGGTTCTGGGAAGAGTTCTCTTGTCAACGAGATCCTTTATAAATCCCTGGCGAAAAAATTAAACCGTGCCAGGATCATTCCTGGAAAACATAAAGCAATTGAGGGAACGGAGCAGCTGGATAAGATTATTGCCATCGACCAGTCCCCTATTGGACGGACGCCAAGGTCCAATCCGGCTACTTATACGGGAGTATTTGATTTGATCCGCGACTTGTTTGCTTCCACCTCTGATGCAAAGGCAAAGGGATATTCCAAGGGACGTTTCAGTTTTAACGTAAAAGGCGGACGATGTGAAGCCTGCAGCGGCGATGGAATCATTAAAATCGAGATGCATTTCCTTCCGGATGTTTATGTTCCCTGCGAGGTCTGCGGCGGAAAGCGGTATAACCGTGAAACATTGGATGTAAAATACAAAGGAAAGAATATTTATGACGTCTTAAACATGACAGTAGAGGAAGCACTGAAGTTTTTTGAAAATGTTCCTTCTATTGCAAGGAAGATCGCTACGCTCAATGATGTGGGACTTTCCTATATCAGACTTGGGCAGCCGTCTACGGAGCTTTCCGGAGGCGAAGCCCAGAGAATCAAACTGGCTACAGAATTGAGCAAGCGAGGAACCGGAAAGACCATTTACATTCTGGACGAGCCTACGACCGGTCTTCATTTTGCAGATGTCCATAAGCTGATCGAGATTTTACGCAAGCTTTCGGAAGGCGGCAATACGGTGGTTGTTATCGAACACAATCTGGATGTGATCAAGACTGCAGATTACCTCATTGACATCGGACCGGAGGGCGGTGAAAAGGGCGGTACGATCATTGCCCAGGGTACGCCGGAAGAGGTTGCAGAATGTCCTTCCTCATACACAGGATATTATGTAAAAAGGTATTTGGAATAG
- the guaA gene encoding glutamine-hydrolyzing GMP synthase, giving the protein MEREMIIVLDFGGQYNQLIARRVRECNVYCEVHPYTLSLDKIKEMNPKGIIFTGGPNSVYKEDSPLCSKEIFDMGIPILGICYGTQVMAYMLGGKVATAPVSEFGKTEVDVETDSKILENISSKTVCWMSHTDYVEKAPEGFHVTAHTPVCPVAGMECEERGLYAVQFHPEVMHTQEGTKMLSNFIYNVCKCSGDWKMDSFVEASIETIREKVGDGKVLCALSGGVDSSVAAVMLAKAVGKQLTCVFVDHGLLRKNEGDEVEAVFGPEGPYDLNFIRVNAQERFYGKLAGVEDPETKRKIIGEEFIRVFEEEAKKIGTVDFFVQGTIYPDVIESGLGKSAVIKSHHNVGGLPEHVDFKEIIEPLRLLFKDEVRRAGLELDIPEYLVYRQPFPGPGLGVRIIGAITPEKVKIVQEADAIYREEIAKAGVDKELGQYFAALTNMRSVGCMGDERTYDYAIALRAVLTSDFMTAESAELPWEVLGTVTRRIVNEVKGVNRVLYDCTGKPPATIEFE; this is encoded by the coding sequence GTGGAGAGAGAAATGATTATCGTTCTGGATTTCGGTGGACAATACAACCAGTTGATTGCCAGAAGAGTCAGAGAATGCAATGTTTACTGTGAGGTTCATCCCTACACACTGTCACTGGATAAGATTAAGGAAATGAATCCGAAAGGAATCATTTTTACAGGCGGTCCAAACAGCGTGTATAAGGAGGATTCCCCACTCTGTTCAAAGGAAATCTTTGATATGGGAATACCGATCCTGGGAATCTGCTATGGCACCCAGGTTATGGCATATATGCTGGGCGGCAAAGTTGCTACAGCACCTGTCAGTGAATTCGGAAAGACAGAAGTTGACGTGGAGACTGACAGTAAAATTTTAGAAAATATAAGTTCCAAAACGGTCTGCTGGATGAGCCATACGGATTACGTCGAGAAAGCGCCGGAAGGATTCCATGTTACAGCTCATACACCGGTATGCCCGGTTGCTGGTATGGAATGCGAAGAACGCGGTCTTTATGCGGTACAGTTCCATCCTGAGGTTATGCATACCCAGGAAGGCACCAAGATGCTTTCCAATTTTATTTATAATGTATGCAAGTGTTCCGGTGACTGGAAGATGGACTCCTTTGTGGAGGCTTCCATTGAGACCATCAGAGAAAAGGTTGGAGACGGCAAGGTGCTTTGCGCCTTATCCGGCGGTGTAGACTCTTCCGTAGCTGCAGTTATGCTGGCTAAAGCTGTCGGAAAACAGCTTACCTGTGTATTTGTTGACCACGGTCTTCTTCGTAAGAACGAGGGAGATGAAGTTGAGGCCGTATTTGGACCCGAAGGACCTTACGACTTGAATTTTATTCGTGTAAACGCACAGGAACGCTTCTATGGTAAGCTGGCAGGTGTGGAAGATCCTGAGACAAAGCGCAAGATCATTGGCGAGGAATTTATCCGCGTATTTGAAGAAGAAGCTAAGAAGATCGGAACAGTGGATTTCTTTGTACAGGGAACCATTTACCCTGACGTGATCGAGTCCGGTCTTGGAAAGTCTGCTGTGATAAAGTCCCATCATAATGTAGGAGGACTTCCTGAGCATGTGGATTTTAAAGAGATCATTGAACCTTTAAGACTTCTGTTTAAGGATGAAGTGAGAAGAGCAGGTCTGGAGCTTGATATTCCGGAATACCTGGTTTACCGTCAGCCATTCCCAGGTCCGGGACTTGGTGTCCGTATCATCGGTGCAATTACTCCTGAGAAGGTAAAAATCGTACAGGAGGCTGATGCAATCTATAGAGAAGAGATTGCCAAGGCTGGTGTTGATAAGGAACTGGGACAGTACTTTGCAGCATTGACTAATATGCGTTCTGTTGGCTGCATGGGAGATGAAAGAACTTATGATTATGCCATTGCATTAAGAGCGGTGCTTACCTCTGACTTTATGACAGCTGAATCTGCGGAACTGCCTTGGGAAGTTTTGGGAACAGTGACCAGACGGATTGTGAATGAAGTGAAGGGCGTGAACCGGGTGCTTTATGATTGCACGGGGAAACCACCGGCTACAATAGAATTCGAATAA
- a CDS encoding collagen-like protein codes for MDNCSKDQINICRDCSLSCNNNQCKSNCGCRCGKCCCITGPTGPTGPQGPAGATGPTGPQGTVGATGPTGPQGLTGPTGATGPTGPPGTAGAIGATGPTGPQGPAGPTGATGPTGPPGTVGATGATGPTGPQGAPGGPTGPTGPTGSVGLSGVPGSSYVGYFYGLDQTLEAGNKVSLITGVTNGLFTLINNGTEIRVAGFGYYFISCAWSSTDEGALSMALAINGLKIPFMNYVIGRGEDDLVSVIPGGVIVRMNFNDTISIVNYAPGTHLAVPLNNTPPGTPSNAAATIAVIFIGN; via the coding sequence ATGGATAATTGTTCAAAAGACCAAATAAATATCTGTCGCGATTGCTCTCTCTCCTGTAACAATAATCAATGTAAGAGTAATTGTGGATGCAGATGCGGAAAATGCTGTTGCATAACCGGGCCCACCGGCCCCACGGGTCCTCAGGGACCAGCCGGTGCCACCGGCCCCACGGGTCCACAGGGAACCGTCGGTGCCACCGGCCCCACGGGTCCTCAGGGGCTGACCGGCCCCACGGGGGCAACCGGCCCTACAGGCCCACCGGGAACTGCGGGTGCAATCGGCGCAACGGGCCCCACGGGTCCTCAGGGGCCAGCCGGTCCCACGGGAGCAACAGGCCCTACAGGCCCACCGGGAACTGTCGGCGCTACCGGTGCCACTGGTCCTACGGGTCCACAGGGGGCTCCAGGCGGTCCCACAGGTCCCACAGGTCCCACAGGATCGGTAGGTCTATCGGGTGTTCCAGGTTCTAGTTATGTCGGATATTTCTATGGACTGGATCAGACACTGGAAGCGGGAAATAAGGTAAGCCTTATTACAGGTGTTACTAATGGACTTTTCACATTGATTAATAACGGGACTGAAATAAGGGTTGCAGGGTTCGGATACTATTTTATTTCATGTGCTTGGTCGTCAACTGACGAAGGAGCGTTATCGATGGCATTAGCCATTAATGGTTTAAAAATCCCGTTTATGAACTACGTAATAGGCAGAGGGGAAGACGACCTTGTCAGTGTCATTCCAGGAGGGGTAATAGTAAGAATGAATTTTAACGATACCATCTCCATAGTAAACTACGCGCCGGGAACCCACCTGGCTGTGCCGCTAAATAACACCCCCCCGGGAACCCCTTCAAATGCTGCTGCCACAATCGCAGTAATATTTATCGGTAATTAA
- a CDS encoding collagen-like protein, with product MDNCSKDQINICDCSLSCNNNQCKSNCGCRCICCIPGPTGPQGIPGPTGPTGPQGAVGSTGPTGPQGIPGSTGPTGPEGPQGTAGATGPTGPIGPEGIPGTMGVTGPTGATGPQGATGPTGPAGPTGPQGSATGPTGPQGPFGPPGSPGGGGARFFAYFYAPDQTLEAGEKVSLIQSVNNGFFTLIDNGTGIQVGTTGYYFISCAWSAANEGALSMVLAINDAKIPFMNYVIGEAQNFLISAIPGGLIVRLLFHDIISIINFEPGAHLSVPLNNTPAGTPANAAATISLIYLGNQQG from the coding sequence ATGGATAATTGTTCAAAAGACCAAATAAATATCTGCGATTGCTCTCTCTCCTGTAACAATAATCAATGTAAGAGTAATTGCGGATGCAGATGCATCTGCTGCATCCCCGGACCTACAGGTCCACAGGGAATCCCCGGCCCAACCGGCCCCACGGGTCCGCAGGGGGCAGTCGGCTCTACTGGCCCCACGGGGCCCCAAGGAATCCCTGGTTCTACCGGTCCCACAGGACCTGAGGGCCCACAGGGAACTGCCGGTGCCACCGGCCCCACAGGACCTATTGGGCCCGAGGGAATCCCCGGAACAATGGGAGTAACCGGCCCAACCGGCGCAACGGGTCCACAGGGTGCCACAGGCCCCACAGGCCCCGCTGGGCCAACGGGGCCGCAGGGATCTGCAACCGGGCCTACAGGCCCCCAAGGTCCGTTTGGCCCCCCAGGTAGTCCTGGTGGGGGTGGGGCTCGATTTTTCGCATATTTCTACGCGCCTGACCAAACTCTGGAGGCGGGAGAGAAGGTATCGTTGATACAAAGTGTTAATAATGGTTTTTTCACTCTGATTGATAACGGAACAGGAATACAGGTTGGAACCACAGGATATTATTTTATTTCATGCGCCTGGTCGGCAGCCAACGAAGGGGCCTTATCAATGGTTTTAGCTATTAATGATGCAAAAATCCCATTTATGAACTACGTAATAGGAGAGGCTCAAAACTTCCTTATCAGTGCCATTCCGGGAGGGTTAATAGTAAGGCTGCTTTTTCATGATATTATCTCAATAATAAACTTCGAACCGGGAGCCCACCTCTCTGTGCCGTTAAATAACACCCCTGCGGGAACCCCGGCAAATGCCGCAGCCACAATCTCACTAATATATCTCGGTAATCAACAGGGCTGA
- a CDS encoding collagen-like protein — MDNCSKDQMNIYRACSLSCDQNSCKNKCRCGCCCNITGPTGPQGIPGPTGPTGPQGAVGSTGPTGPQGIPGSTGPTGPEGPQGTAGATGPTGPVGPEGIPGTMGVTGPTGATGPQGATGPTGPVGPTGPQGPATGITGPTGPQGGPGIQGERGANEVAYYYALDQTLGAGDKVTLTERFNNGGFALISNGTEIQVFANGFYFISCAWSTADEGALSMVLAINGQKIPVMNYVIGEGQNDLTSVIPGGVIVNLLFHDTISIVNNQPGAHLSVPLNNTPAGTPSNAAATIAVILLDH, encoded by the coding sequence ATGGATAATTGTTCAAAAGATCAAATGAATATCTATCGCGCTTGCTCTCTCTCCTGTGACCAAAATTCTTGTAAGAATAAATGTAGATGTGGATGCTGCTGCAACATCACTGGACCTACAGGTCCACAGGGAATCCCCGGCCCAACCGGCCCCACGGGTCCGCAGGGGGCAGTCGGCTCTACTGGCCCCACGGGGCCCCAAGGAATCCCTGGTTCTACCGGTCCCACAGGACCTGAGGGCCCACAGGGAACTGCCGGTGCCACCGGCCCCACAGGACCTGTGGGGCCCGAGGGAATTCCCGGAACAATGGGAGTAACCGGCCCAACCGGTGCAACGGGTCCACAGGGTGCCACAGGCCCCACAGGACCCGTTGGGCCAACGGGACCGCAGGGGCCTGCAACCGGGATCACCGGCCCCACAGGTCCACAAGGTGGTCCGGGTATCCAAGGCGAGAGAGGGGCTAATGAAGTCGCATATTACTACGCACTGGATCAAACTCTGGGAGCAGGGGATAAAGTAACACTGACGGAAAGGTTTAATAATGGAGGTTTCGCACTGATTTCTAACGGAACAGAAATTCAGGTTTTTGCAAACGGATTCTATTTTATTTCATGTGCCTGGTCAACAGCCGACGAAGGGGCTCTATCGATGGTATTAGCCATTAATGGACAAAAAATCCCAGTTATGAACTACGTGATAGGAGAGGGTCAGAACGATCTTACCAGTGTCATTCCAGGAGGAGTAATAGTAAATCTGCTTTTTCATGATACTATCTCTATCGTAAACAACCAACCGGGGGCTCACCTCTCTGTGCCGTTAAATAACACCCCAGCGGGAACCCCCTCCAACGCCGCTGCCACTATTGCAGTGATATTGCTGGACCATTAA
- a CDS encoding phage holin family protein: MDFGIASVVGITVICYLTALGVKATAVDNKWLPVICGVLGGIIGAVGMNTIPDFPAQDIITAVAVGIVSGLAATGADQVYRQLK, from the coding sequence ATGGATTTTGGAATAGCGAGCGTAGTAGGAATCACGGTAATCTGTTATTTAACAGCATTAGGAGTAAAGGCAACGGCAGTAGACAATAAGTGGCTGCCAGTGATTTGCGGTGTTTTAGGTGGAATTATTGGAGCTGTAGGAATGAATACCATTCCTGATTTTCCAGCACAGGATATCATCACTGCTGTAGCTGTTGGAATTGTATCTGGTTTGGCCGCTACGGGTGCAGATCAGGTGTATAGGCAGCTTAAGTAA
- a CDS encoding CPBP family intramembrane glutamic endopeptidase yields the protein MMKKVRFYFPVVLVVILYFIFSKIFFFHIGIENSLVVRLTYPIISIGLSLVISILYYKRKFQLTFSVNKAKISIYWLFIMFLSIILGVAFNLFDHWPYLIPYVAAEAARLGFGTPEYIEAVKTSPFLMLYIGIIGPILEEFFYRGILFNQCELELGVKRACFFSALIWAVSHGWWGSFLYVFPMGIIISYFYHKTRNILIPILIHGMNNFYSVITEYKINKRILETLFHTSLDDLGLMKANIVIGLIILLASVTIFYFIVQLQKK from the coding sequence ATGATGAAAAAAGTGCGGTTTTATTTTCCGGTAGTTTTGGTAGTTATCTTATATTTTATATTTTCAAAAATTTTCTTTTTCCATATTGGCATTGAGAATAGCCTTGTAGTTAGGTTAACATATCCAATTATTTCAATTGGGCTTTCCTTGGTAATATCGATATTATATTATAAAAGGAAGTTTCAATTAACTTTCTCTGTTAACAAGGCAAAAATTAGTATATATTGGCTTTTCATTATGTTCCTTAGCATTATATTAGGAGTAGCTTTTAATTTATTTGATCATTGGCCTTATTTGATCCCTTACGTAGCAGCAGAAGCTGCCAGATTAGGATTTGGAACTCCCGAATATATTGAAGCCGTAAAAACAAGCCCCTTTTTAATGTTGTATATTGGTATTATAGGTCCTATTCTAGAGGAGTTTTTTTATCGTGGGATTTTATTTAACCAATGTGAATTGGAATTAGGAGTAAAAAGAGCATGTTTTTTCTCAGCTTTAATATGGGCAGTATCCCACGGCTGGTGGGGAAGCTTTTTATATGTCTTTCCTATGGGAATAATTATTTCCTATTTTTATCATAAGACAAGAAATATTTTGATTCCAATTTTGATTCATGGGATGAATAATTTCTATAGTGTAATAACTGAATATAAAATTAATAAAAGAATACTTGAAACTTTATTCCATACGAGCTTAGATGATTTGGGTTTAATGAAAGCAAATATAGTAATTGGTCTTATAATATTATTGGCCAGTGTTACGATATTTTACTTTATAGTTCAGCTACAGAAAAAATAG